In one window of Microtus pennsylvanicus isolate mMicPen1 chromosome 2, mMicPen1.hap1, whole genome shotgun sequence DNA:
- the Rps21 gene encoding small ribosomal subunit protein eS21 has protein sequence MQNDAGEFVDLYVPRKCSASNRIIGAKDHASIQMNVAEVDRVTGRFNGQFKTYAICGAIRRMGESDDSILRLAKADGIVSKNF, from the exons ATGCAGAACGACGCCGGCGAGTTCGTGGACCTGTACGTGCCGCGGAAATG CTCCGCGAGCAACCGCATCATTGGTGCCAAGGACCACGCGTCCATCCAGATGAACGTGGCCGAG GTTGACAGGGTCACAGGTCGGTTTAATGGCCAGTTTAAAACCTATGCTATCTGCGGCGCCATTCGCAGGATG ggCGAGTCAGATGATTCTATTCTCCGATTGGCTAAAGCTGATGGAATTGTCTCCAA GAATTTTTGA